The following are encoded in a window of Oncorhynchus keta strain PuntledgeMale-10-30-2019 chromosome 10, Oket_V2, whole genome shotgun sequence genomic DNA:
- the LOC127932296 gene encoding uncharacterized protein LOC127932296 isoform X28 has translation MYRSCAGVMYRSCAGVMYRSCEGVMYRSCEGVMYRSCEGVMYRSCAGVMYRSCAGVMYRSCEGVMYRSCEGVMYRSCEGVMYRSCEGVMYRSCAGVMYRSCAGVMYRSCEGVMYRSCEGVMYRSCEGVMYRSCAGVMYRSCAGVMYRSCEGVMYRSCEGVMYRSCEGVMYRSCAGVMYRSCAGVMYRSCAGVMYRSCEGVMYRSCEGVMYRSCEGVMYRSCEGVMYRSCAGVVFLPFIYTGFFSLRTSLFQERPGPIAAGGTTFQTKQLTYTNTTLNKTIITHTVQQKHFTLITRKSGLRTITLFCDIFIDQVFKIHQRN, from the exons atgtaccgatcctgtgcaggtgtgatgtaccgatcctgtgcaggtgtgatgtaccgatcctgtgaaggtgtgatgtaccgatcctgtgaaggtgtgatgtaccgatcctgtgaaggtgtgatgtaccgatcctgtgcaggtgtgatgtaccgatcctgtgcaggtgtgatgtaccgatcctgtgaaggtgtgatgtaccgatcctgtgaaggtgtgatgtaccgatcctgtgaaggtgtgatgtaccgatcctgtgaaggtgtgatgtaccgatcctgtgcaggtgtgatgtaccgatcctgtgcaggtgtgatgtaccgatcctgtgaaggtgtgatgtaccgatcctgtgaaggtgtgatgtaccgatcctgtgaaggtgtgatgtaccgatcctgtgcaggtgtgatgtaccgatcctgtgcaggtgtgatgtaccgatcctgtgaaggtgtgatgtaccgatcctgtgaaggtgtgatgtaccgatcctgtgaaggtgtgatgtaccgatcctgtgcaggtgtgatgtaccgatcctgtgcaggtgtgatgtaccgatcctgtgcag gtgtgatgtaccgatcctgtgaaggtgtgatgtaccgatcctgtgaag gtgtgatgtaccgatcctgtgaaggtgtgatgtaccgatcctgtgaaggtgtgatgtaccgatcctgtgcaggtgttgtttttttaccttttatttatacaggttttttctcattgagaacttctcttttccaagagagacctggtccaatagcagcagggggaacaacgtttcagacaaaacaacttacatacactaacacaacattaaacaaaactataatcacacatacagtacaacaaaaacattttacgTTAATAACACGAAAGTCTGGCCTAAGGACAATTACACTCTTCTGTGATATATTCATTGATCAAGTGTTTAAAATCCATCAACGAAACTAG
- the LOC127932296 gene encoding uncharacterized protein LOC127932296 isoform X21 encodes MYRSCAGVMYRSCAGVMYRSCEGVMYRSCEGVMYRSCEGVMYRSCAGVMYRSCAGVMYRSCEGVMYRSCEGVMYRSCEGVMYRSCEGVMYRSCAGVMYRSCAGVMYRSCEGVMYRSCEGVMYRSCEGVMYRSCAGVMYRSCAGVMYRSCEGVMYRSCEGVMYRSCEGVMYRSCAGVMYRSCAGVMYRSCAGVMYRSCAGVMYRSCAGVMYRSCAGVMYRSCAGVMYRSCEGVMYRSCEGVMYRSCEGVMYRSCEGVMYRSCAGVVFLPFIYTGFFSLRTSLFQERPGPIAAGGTTFQTKQLTYTNTTLNKTIITHTVQQKHFTLITRKSGLRTITLFCDIFIDQVFKIHQRN; translated from the exons atgtaccgatcctgtgcaggtgtgatgtaccgatcctgtgcaggtgtgatgtaccgatcctgtgaaggtgtgatgtaccgatcctgtgaaggtgtgatgtaccgatcctgtgaaggtgtgatgtaccgatcctgtgcaggtgtgatgtaccgatcctgtgcaggtgtgatgtaccgatcctgtgaaggtgtgatgtaccgatcctgtgaaggtgtgatgtaccgatcctgtgaaggtgtgatgtaccgatcctgtgaaggtgtgatgtaccgatcctgtgcaggtgtgatgtaccgatcctgtgcaggtgtgatgtaccgatcctgtgaaggtgtgatgtaccgatcctgtgaaggtgtgatgtaccgatcctgtgaaggtgtgatgtaccgatcctgtgcaggtgtgatgtaccgatcctgtgcaggtgtgatgtaccgatcctgtgaaggtgtgatgtaccgatcctgtgaaggtgtgatgtaccgatcctgtgaaggtgtgatgtaccgatcctgtgcaggtgtgatgtaccgatcctgtgcaggtgtgatgtaccgatcctgtgcaggtgtgatgtaccgatcctgtgcaggtgtgatgtaccgatcctgtgcaggtgtgatgtaccgatcctgtgcaggtgtgatgtaccgatcctgtgcag gtgtgatgtaccgatcctgtgaaggtgtgatgtaccgatcctgtgaag gtgtgatgtaccgatcctgtgaaggtgtgatgtaccgatcctgtgaaggtgtgatgtaccgatcctgtgcaggtgttgtttttttaccttttatttatacaggttttttctcattgagaacttctcttttccaagagagacctggtccaatagcagcagggggaacaacgtttcagacaaaacaacttacatacactaacacaacattaaacaaaactataatcacacatacagtacaacaaaaacattttacgTTAATAACACGAAAGTCTGGCCTAAGGACAATTACACTCTTCTGTGATATATTCATTGATCAAGTGTTTAAAATCCATCAACGAAACTAG
- the LOC127932296 gene encoding uncharacterized protein LOC127932296 isoform X23, whose amino-acid sequence MYRSCAGVMYRSCAGVMYRSCEGVMYRSCEGVMYRSCEGVMYRSCAGVMYRSCAGVMYRSCEGVMYRSCEGVMYRSCEGVMYRSCEGVMYRSCAGVMYRSCAGVMYRSCEGVMYRSCEGVMYRSCEGVMYRSCAGVMYRSCAGVMYRSCEGVMYRSCEGVMYRSCEGVMYRSCAGVMYRSCAGVMYRSCAGVMYRSCAGVMYRSCAGVMYRSCAGVMYRSCEGVMYRSCEGVMYRSCEGVMYRSCEGVMYRSCAGVVFLPFIYTGFFSLRTSLFQERPGPIAAGGTTFQTKQLTYTNTTLNKTIITHTVQQKHFTLITRKSGLRTITLFCDIFIDQVFKIHQRN is encoded by the exons atgtaccgatcctgtgcaggtgtgatgtaccgatcctgtgcaggtgtgatgtaccgatcctgtgaaggtgtgatgtaccgatcctgtgaaggtgtgatgtaccgatcctgtgaaggtgtgatgtaccgatcctgtgcaggtgtgatgtaccgatcctgtgcaggtgtgatgtaccgatcctgtgaaggtgtgatgtaccgatcctgtgaaggtgtgatgtaccgatcctgtgaaggtgtgatgtaccgatcctgtgaaggtgtgatgtaccgatcctgtgcaggtgtgatgtaccgatcctgtgcaggtgtgatgtaccgatcctgtgaaggtgtgatgtaccgatcctgtgaaggtgtgatgtaccgatcctgtgaaggtgtgatgtaccgatcctgtgcaggtgtgatgtaccgatcctgtgcaggtgtgatgtaccgatcctgtgaaggtgtgatgtaccgatcctgtgaaggtgtgatgtaccgatcctgtgaaggtgtgatgtaccgatcctgtgcaggtgtgatgtaccgatcctgtgcaggtgtgatgtaccgatcctgtgcaggtgtgatgtaccgatcctgtgcaggtgtgatgtaccgatcctgtgcaggtgtgatgtaccgatcctgtgcag gtgtgatgtaccgatcctgtgaaggtgtgatgtaccgatcctgtgaag gtgtgatgtaccgatcctgtgaaggtgtgatgtaccgatcctgtgaaggtgtgatgtaccgatcctgtgcaggtgttgtttttttaccttttatttatacaggttttttctcattgagaacttctcttttccaagagagacctggtccaatagcagcagggggaacaacgtttcagacaaaacaacttacatacactaacacaacattaaacaaaactataatcacacatacagtacaacaaaaacattttacgTTAATAACACGAAAGTCTGGCCTAAGGACAATTACACTCTTCTGTGATATATTCATTGATCAAGTGTTTAAAATCCATCAACGAAACTAG
- the LOC127932296 gene encoding uncharacterized protein LOC127932296 isoform X27: MYRSCAGVMYRSCAGVMYRSCEGVMYRSCEGVMYRSCEGVMYRSCAGVMYRSCAGVMYRSCEGVMYRSCEGVMYRSCEGVMYRSCEGVMYRSCAGVMYRSCAGVMYRSCEGVMYRSCEGVMYRSCEGVMYRSCAGVMYRSCAGVMYRSCEGVMYRSCEGVMYRSCEGVMYRSCAGVMYRSCAGVMYRSCAGVMYRSCAGVMYRSCEGVMYRSCEGVMYRSCEGVMYRSCEGVMYRSCAGVVFLPFIYTGFFSLRTSLFQERPGPIAAGGTTFQTKQLTYTNTTLNKTIITHTVQQKHFTLITRKSGLRTITLFCDIFIDQVFKIHQRN, encoded by the exons atgtaccgatcctgtgcaggtgtgatgtaccgatcctgtgcaggtgtgatgtaccgatcctgtgaaggtgtgatgtaccgatcctgtgaaggtgtgatgtaccgatcctgtgaaggtgtgatgtaccgatcctgtgcaggtgtgatgtaccgatcctgtgcaggtgtgatgtaccgatcctgtgaaggtgtgatgtaccgatcctgtgaaggtgtgatgtaccgatcctgtgaaggtgtgatgtaccgatcctgtgaaggtgtgatgtaccgatcctgtgcaggtgtgatgtaccgatcctgtgcaggtgtgatgtaccgatcctgtgaaggtgtgatgtaccgatcctgtgaaggtgtgatgtaccgatcctgtgaaggtgtgatgtaccgatcctgtgcaggtgtgatgtaccgatcctgtgcaggtgtgatgtaccgatcctgtgaaggtgtgatgtaccgatcctgtgaaggtgtgatgtaccgatcctgtgaaggtgtgatgtaccgatcctgtgcaggtgtgatgtaccgatcctgtgcaggtgtgatgtaccgatcctgtgcaggtgtgatgtaccgatcctgtgcag gtgtgatgtaccgatcctgtgaaggtgtgatgtaccgatcctgtgaag gtgtgatgtaccgatcctgtgaaggtgtgatgtaccgatcctgtgaaggtgtgatgtaccgatcctgtgcaggtgttgtttttttaccttttatttatacaggttttttctcattgagaacttctcttttccaagagagacctggtccaatagcagcagggggaacaacgtttcagacaaaacaacttacatacactaacacaacattaaacaaaactataatcacacatacagtacaacaaaaacattttacgTTAATAACACGAAAGTCTGGCCTAAGGACAATTACACTCTTCTGTGATATATTCATTGATCAAGTGTTTAAAATCCATCAACGAAACTAG
- the LOC127932296 gene encoding uncharacterized protein LOC127932296 isoform X26, translating to MYRSCAGVMYRSCAGVMYRSCEGVMYRSCEGVMYRSCEGVMYRSCAGVMYRSCAGVMYRSCEGVMYRSCEGVMYRSCEGVMYRSCEGVMYRSCAGVMYRSCAGVMYRSCEGVMYRSCEGVMYRSCEGVMYRSCAGVMYRSCAGVMYRSCEGVMYRSCEGVMYRSCEGVMYRSCAGVMYRSCAGVMYRSCAGVMYRSCAGVMYRSCAGVMYRSCEGVMYRSCEGVMYRSCEGVMYRSCEGVMYRSCAGVVFLPFIYTGFFSLRTSLFQERPGPIAAGGTTFQTKQLTYTNTTLNKTIITHTVQQKHFTLITRKSGLRTITLFCDIFIDQVFKIHQRN from the exons atgtaccgatcctgtgcaggtgtgatgtaccgatcctgtgcaggtgtgatgtaccgatcctgtgaaggtgtgatgtaccgatcctgtgaaggtgtgatgtaccgatcctgtgaaggtgtgatgtaccgatcctgtgcaggtgtgatgtaccgatcctgtgcaggtgtgatgtaccgatcctgtgaaggtgtgatgtaccgatcctgtgaaggtgtgatgtaccgatcctgtgaaggtgtgatgtaccgatcctgtgaaggtgtgatgtaccgatcctgtgcaggtgtgatgtaccgatcctgtgcaggtgtgatgtaccgatcctgtgaaggtgtgatgtaccgatcctgtgaaggtgtgatgtaccgatcctgtgaaggtgtgatgtaccgatcctgtgcaggtgtgatgtaccgatcctgtgcaggtgtgatgtaccgatcctgtgaaggtgtgatgtaccgatcctgtgaaggtgtgatgtaccgatcctgtgaaggtgtgatgtaccgatcctgtgcaggtgtgatgtaccgatcctgtgcaggtgtgatgtaccgatcctgtgcaggtgtgatgtaccgatcctgtgcaggtgtgatgtaccgatcctgtgcag gtgtgatgtaccgatcctgtgaaggtgtgatgtaccgatcctgtgaag gtgtgatgtaccgatcctgtgaaggtgtgatgtaccgatcctgtgaaggtgtgatgtaccgatcctgtgcaggtgttgtttttttaccttttatttatacaggttttttctcattgagaacttctcttttccaagagagacctggtccaatagcagcagggggaacaacgtttcagacaaaacaacttacatacactaacacaacattaaacaaaactataatcacacatacagtacaacaaaaacattttacgTTAATAACACGAAAGTCTGGCCTAAGGACAATTACACTCTTCTGTGATATATTCATTGATCAAGTGTTTAAAATCCATCAACGAAACTAG
- the LOC127932296 gene encoding uncharacterized protein LOC127932296 isoform X3, giving the protein MYRSCAGVMYRSCAGVMYRSCEGVMYRSCEGVMYRSCEGVMYRSCAGVMYRSCAGVMYRSCEGVMYRSCEGVMYRSCEGVMYRSCEGVMYRSCAGVMYRSCAGVMYRSCEGVMYRSCEGVMYRSCEGVMYRSCAGVMYRSCAGVMYRSCAGVMYRSCAGVMYRSCAGVMYRSCAGVMYRSCAGVMYRSCAGVMYRSCAGVMYRSCAGVMYRSCEGVMYRSCEGVMYRSCEGVMYRSCAGVMYRSCAGVMYRSCAGVMYRSCEGVMYRSCAGVMYRSCAGVMYRSCEGVMYRSCEGVMYRSCAGVVFLPFIYTGFFSLRTSLFQERPGPIAAGGTTFQTKQLTYTNTTLNKTIITHTVQQKHFTLITRKSGLRTITLFCDIFIDQVFKIHQRN; this is encoded by the exons atgtaccgatcctgtgcaggtgtgatgtaccgatcctgtgcaggtgtgatgtaccgatcctgtgaaggtgtgatgtaccgatcctgtgaaggtgtgatgtaccgatcctgtgaaggtgtgatgtaccgatcctgtgcaggtgtgatgtaccgatcctgtgcaggtgtgatgtaccgatcctgtgaaggtgtgatgtaccgatcctgtgaaggtgtgatgtaccgatcctgtgaaggtgtgatgtaccgatcctgtgaaggtgtgatgtaccgatcctgtgcaggtgtgatgtaccgatcctgtgcaggtgtgatgtaccgatcctgtgaaggtgtgatgtaccgatcctgtgaaggtgtgatgtaccgatcctgtgaaggtgtgatgtaccgatcctgtgcaggtgtgatgtaccgatcctgtgcag gtgtgatgtaccgatcctgtgcaggtgtgatgtaccgatcctgtgcaggtgtgatgtaccgatcctgtgcaggtgtgatgtaccgatcctgtgcaggtgtgatgtaccgatcctgtgcaggtgtgatgtaccgatcctgtgcaggtgtgatgtaccgatcctgtgcaggtgtgatgtaccgatcctgtgcaggtgtgatgtaccgatcctgtgaaggtgtgatgtaccgatcctgtgaaggtgtgatgtaccgatcctgtgaaggtgtgatgtaccgatcctgtgcaggtgtgatgtaccgatcctgtgcaggtgtgatgtaccgatcctgtgcaggtgtgatgtaccgatcctgtgaaggtgtgatgtaccgatcctgtgcaggtgtgatgtaccgatcctgtgcaggtgtgatgtaccgatcctgtgaaggtgtgatgtaccgatcctgtgaaggtgtgatgtaccgatcctgtgcaggtgttgtttttttaccttttatttatacaggttttttctcattgagaacttctcttttccaagagagacctggtccaatagcagcagggggaacaacgtttcagacaaaacaacttacatacactaacacaacattaaacaaaactataatcacacatacagtacaacaaaaacattttacgTTAATAACACGAAAGTCTGGCCTAAGGACAATTACACTCTTCTGTGATATATTCATTGATCAAGTGTTTAAAATCCATCAACGAAACTAG
- the LOC127932296 gene encoding uncharacterized protein LOC127932296 isoform X10: MYRSCAGVMYRSCAGVMYRSCEGVMYRSCEGVMYRSCEGVMYRSCAGVMYRSCAGVMYRSCEGVMYRSCEGVMYRSCEGVMYRSCEGVMYRSCAGVMYRSCAGVMYRSCEGVMYRSCEGVMYRSCEGVMYRSCAGVMYRSCAGVMYRSCEGVMYRSCEGVMYRSCEGVMYRSCAGVMYRSCAGVMYRSCAGVMYRSCAGVMYRSCAGVMYRSCEGVMYRSCEGVMYRSCAGVMYRSCAGVMYRSCAGVMYRSCEGVMYRSCAGVMYRSCAGVMYRSCEGVMYRSCEGVMYRSCAGVVFLPFIYTGFFSLRTSLFQERPGPIAAGGTTFQTKQLTYTNTTLNKTIITHTVQQKHFTLITRKSGLRTITLFCDIFIDQVFKIHQRN, from the exons atgtaccgatcctgtgcaggtgtgatgtaccgatcctgtgcaggtgtgatgtaccgatcctgtgaaggtgtgatgtaccgatcctgtgaaggtgtgatgtaccgatcctgtgaaggtgtgatgtaccgatcctgtgcaggtgtgatgtaccgatcctgtgcaggtgtgatgtaccgatcctgtgaaggtgtgatgtaccgatcctgtgaaggtgtgatgtaccgatcctgtgaaggtgtgatgtaccgatcctgtgaaggtgtgatgtaccgatcctgtgcaggtgtgatgtaccgatcctgtgcaggtgtgatgtaccgatcctgtgaaggtgtgatgtaccgatcctgtgaaggtgtgatgtaccgatcctgtgaaggtgtgatgtaccgatcctgtgcaggtgtgatgtaccgatcctgtgcaggtgtgatgtaccgatcctgtgaaggtgtgatgtaccgatcctgtgaaggtgtgatgtaccgatcctgtgaaggtgtgatgtaccgatcctgtgcaggtgtgatgtaccgatcctgtgcaggtgtgatgtaccgatcctgtgcaggtgtgatgtaccgatcctgtgcaggtgtgatgtaccgatcctgtgcag gtgtgatgtaccgatcctgtgaaggtgtgatgtaccgatcctgtgaaggtgtgatgtaccgatcctgtgcaggtgtgatgtaccgatcctgtgcaggtgtgatgtaccgatcctgtgcaggtgtgatgtaccgatcctgtgaaggtgtgatgtaccgatcctgtgcaggtgtgatgtaccgatcctgtgcaggtgtgatgtaccgatcctgtgaaggtgtgatgtaccgatcctgtgaaggtgtgatgtaccgatcctgtgcaggtgttgtttttttaccttttatttatacaggttttttctcattgagaacttctcttttccaagagagacctggtccaatagcagcagggggaacaacgtttcagacaaaacaacttacatacactaacacaacattaaacaaaactataatcacacatacagtacaacaaaaacattttacgTTAATAACACGAAAGTCTGGCCTAAGGACAATTACACTCTTCTGTGATATATTCATTGATCAAGTGTTTAAAATCCATCAACGAAACTAG
- the LOC127932296 gene encoding uncharacterized protein LOC127932296 isoform X18: MYRSCAGVMYRSCAGVMYRSCEGVMYRSCEGVMYRSCEGVMYRSCAGVMYRSCAGVMYRSCEGVMYRSCEGVMYRSCEGVMYRSCEGVMYRSCAGVMYRSCAGVMYRSCEGVMYRSCEGVMYRSCEGVMYRSCAGVMYRSCAGVMYRSCEGVMYRSCEGVMYRSCEGVMYRSCAGVMYRSCAGVMYRSCAGVMYRSCAGVMYRSCAGVMYRSCEGVMYRSCEGVMYRSCEGVMYRSCAGVMYRSCAGVMYRSCEGVMYRSCEGVMYRSCAGVVFLPFIYTGFFSLRTSLFQERPGPIAAGGTTFQTKQLTYTNTTLNKTIITHTVQQKHFTLITRKSGLRTITLFCDIFIDQVFKIHQRN; the protein is encoded by the exons atgtaccgatcctgtgcaggtgtgatgtaccgatcctgtgcaggtgtgatgtaccgatcctgtgaaggtgtgatgtaccgatcctgtgaaggtgtgatgtaccgatcctgtgaaggtgtgatgtaccgatcctgtgcaggtgtgatgtaccgatcctgtgcaggtgtgatgtaccgatcctgtgaaggtgtgatgtaccgatcctgtgaaggtgtgatgtaccgatcctgtgaaggtgtgatgtaccgatcctgtgaaggtgtgatgtaccgatcctgtgcaggtgtgatgtaccgatcctgtgcaggtgtgatgtaccgatcctgtgaaggtgtgatgtaccgatcctgtgaaggtgtgatgtaccgatcctgtgaaggtgtgatgtaccgatcctgtgcaggtgtgatgtaccgatcctgtgcaggtgtgatgtaccgatcctgtgaaggtgtgatgtaccgatcctgtgaaggtgtgatgtaccgatcctgtgaaggtgtgatgtaccgatcctgtgcaggtgtgatgtaccgatcctgtgcaggtgtgatgtaccgatcctgtgcaggtgtgatgtaccgatcctgtgcaggtgtgatgtaccgatcctgtgcag gtgtgatgtaccgatcctgtgaaggtgtgatgtaccgatcctgtgaag gtgtgatgtaccgatcctgtgaaggtgtgatgtaccgatcctgtgcaggtgtgatgtaccgatcctgtgcaggtgtgatgtaccgatcctgtgaaggtgtgatgtaccgatcctgtgaaggtgtgatgtaccgatcctgtgcaggtgttgtttttttaccttttatttatacaggttttttctcattgagaacttctcttttccaagagagacctggtccaatagcagcagggggaacaacgtttcagacaaaacaacttacatacactaacacaacattaaacaaaactataatcacacatacagtacaacaaaaacattttacgTTAATAACACGAAAGTCTGGCCTAAGGACAATTACACTCTTCTGTGATATATTCATTGATCAAGTGTTTAAAATCCATCAACGAAACTAG
- the LOC127932296 gene encoding uncharacterized protein LOC127932296 isoform X1, with amino-acid sequence MYRSCAGVMYRSCAGVMYRSCEGVMYRSCEGVMYRSCEGVMYRSCAGVMYRSCAGVMYRSCEGVMYRSCEGVMYRSCEGVMYRSCEGVMYRSCAGVMYRSCAGVMYRSCEGVMYRSCEGVMYRSCEGVMYRSCAGVMYRSCAGVMYRSCEGVMYRSCEGVMYRSCEGVMYRSCAGVMYRSCAGVMYRSCAGVMYRSCAGVMYRSCAGVMYRSCAGVMYRSCAGVMYRSCAGVMYRSCEGVMYRSCEGVMYRSCEGVMYRSCAGVMYRSCAGVMYRSCAGVMYRSCAGVMYRSCEGVMYRSCEGVMYRSCAGVVFLPFIYTGFFSLRTSLFQERPGPIAAGGTTFQTKQLTYTNTTLNKTIITHTVQQKHFTLITRKSGLRTITLFCDIFIDQVFKIHQRN; translated from the exons atgtaccgatcctgtgcaggtgtgatgtaccgatcctgtgcaggtgtgatgtaccgatcctgtgaaggtgtgatgtaccgatcctgtgaaggtgtgatgtaccgatcctgtgaaggtgtgatgtaccgatcctgtgcaggtgtgatgtaccgatcctgtgcaggtgtgatgtaccgatcctgtgaaggtgtgatgtaccgatcctgtgaaggtgtgatgtaccgatcctgtgaaggtgtgatgtaccgatcctgtgaaggtgtgatgtaccgatcctgtgcaggtgtgatgtaccgatcctgtgcaggtgtgatgtaccgatcctgtgaaggtgtgatgtaccgatcctgtgaaggtgtgatgtaccgatcctgtgaaggtgtgatgtaccgatcctgtgcaggtgtgatgtaccgatcctgtgcaggtgtgatgtaccgatcctgtgaaggtgtgatgtaccgatcctgtgaaggtgtgatgtaccgatcctgtgaaggtgtgatgtaccgatcctgtgcaggtgtgatgtaccgatcctgtgcaggtgtgatgtaccgatcctgtgcaggtgtgatgtaccgatcctgtgcaggtgtgatgtaccgatcctgtgcaggtgtgatgtaccgatcctgtgcaggtgtgatgtaccgatcctgtgcaggtgtgatgtaccgatcctgtgcaggtgtgatgtaccgatcctgtgaaggtgtgatgtaccgatcctgtgaaggtgtgatgtaccgatcctgtgaaggtgtgatgtaccgatcctgtgcaggtgtgatgtaccgatcctgtgcag gtgtgatgtaccgatcctgtgcaggtgtgatgtaccgatcctgtgcaggtgtgatgtaccgatcctgtgaaggtgtgatgtaccgatcctgtgaaggtgtgatgtaccgatcctgtgcaggtgttgtttttttaccttttatttatacaggttttttctcattgagaacttctcttttccaagagagacctggtccaatagcagcagggggaacaacgtttcagacaaaacaacttacatacactaacacaacattaaacaaaactataatcacacatacagtacaacaaaaacattttacgTTAATAACACGAAAGTCTGGCCTAAGGACAATTACACTCTTCTGTGATATATTCATTGATCAAGTGTTTAAAATCCATCAACGAAACTAG